One region of Metallosphaera sedula DSM 5348 genomic DNA includes:
- a CDS encoding CBS domain-containing protein — translation MASIVKHLISKNPVSVERGTPVIKAVELMASHNMGSVIITKDGKLAGIITERDVIRGIARGISLNQPVEEFGTMKDLVTVREDDTVYTAVKKMAERNLRHLIVVDRDGNLKGVISVRDIIRESHVLKAISQVEGEEFPGSD, via the coding sequence ATGGCGAGTATTGTAAAGCATCTGATAAGTAAAAATCCAGTGTCGGTGGAGAGGGGAACGCCAGTGATCAAGGCCGTTGAGCTCATGGCCTCTCATAACATGGGCTCTGTCATAATTACCAAGGATGGTAAGCTCGCTGGGATAATTACTGAGAGGGACGTGATTAGGGGTATCGCTCGGGGCATAAGCCTCAATCAACCCGTAGAGGAGTTTGGAACCATGAAGGACCTCGTAACGGTGAGAGAAGATGATACCGTGTATACAGCCGTCAAGAAGATGGCCGAGAGAAATCTAAGGCATCTAATCGTGGTAGACCGAGACGGGAACCTGAAGGGAGTGATCTCAGTCAGGGACATAATCAGGGAATCTCACGTGTTGAAGGCAATCTCCCAGGTCGAGGGAGAGGAATTTCCTGGAAGTGATTGA
- the gltA gene encoding citrate synthase: MSQISRGLENVFIKTTSLTYIDGENGILRYGGYDIEDLVEHTSFEEVVHLMLYGDLPTKLQLQRLKSALDEAYEVPQQVIDMIYSLPRDSDAVGMMETAFSALSSIYGMPWNKATNRDNAVKLVARASTVVANVLRAKEGKKPAIPEPSESFAKSFLKASFSRTPTEEEVKAMDAALILYADHEVPASTTAALVTSSTLSDIYSCVVAALAALKGPLHGGAAEEAFKQFVEIGEPDMTESWFKRKIIEGKSRLMGFGHRVYKTYDPRAKIFKKYAKVISERNSDARKYFEIAQKLEELGVETFGAKHIYPNTDFYSGVVFYALGFPVYMFTSLFALSRTLGWTAHVIEYVEDQHRLIRPRALYVGPLKRDVVPIELRG, encoded by the coding sequence ATGAGCCAGATAAGTAGAGGATTGGAAAACGTATTCATTAAGACAACCTCCTTAACCTACATAGATGGAGAGAACGGGATACTGAGGTACGGAGGATATGATATAGAGGATCTAGTTGAACACACCAGTTTTGAGGAAGTAGTACATCTTATGCTATATGGGGACCTGCCCACTAAACTTCAACTCCAGAGATTGAAGAGTGCATTAGACGAGGCATATGAAGTACCGCAGCAGGTCATTGACATGATATATTCTCTGCCAAGGGATTCGGATGCTGTGGGTATGATGGAAACAGCCTTTTCAGCCCTTTCCTCCATCTACGGAATGCCATGGAACAAGGCCACAAATAGGGATAACGCGGTTAAGCTGGTGGCAAGGGCCTCCACCGTGGTCGCAAACGTGTTAAGGGCAAAGGAGGGAAAGAAACCTGCCATACCTGAGCCCTCTGAGAGCTTCGCTAAGAGCTTTCTAAAGGCCTCATTCTCCAGAACGCCCACAGAGGAAGAGGTTAAGGCAATGGATGCTGCATTAATACTCTACGCAGACCATGAAGTTCCGGCATCCACAACGGCAGCCCTAGTCACCTCGTCAACTCTCTCTGACATTTACTCCTGTGTAGTAGCAGCCCTTGCAGCACTGAAGGGACCCCTACATGGTGGTGCCGCAGAGGAGGCGTTCAAGCAGTTTGTGGAGATTGGAGAGCCTGACATGACTGAGTCATGGTTTAAGAGAAAGATAATCGAGGGCAAGTCCAGGCTAATGGGGTTCGGACACAGGGTATACAAGACCTACGATCCTAGGGCAAAGATATTCAAGAAGTACGCTAAAGTTATCTCGGAGAGGAACAGTGACGCCAGAAAATATTTCGAAATAGCCCAGAAGTTAGAGGAGTTAGGAGTGGAAACCTTCGGTGCCAAGCACATCTACCCGAACACAGATTTCTACTCGGGTGTAGTGTTCTACGCTTTAGGATTCCCAGTCTATATGTTCACTTCCCTGTTCGCCCTTTCCAGGACTCTGGGATGGACAGCTCATGTCATAGAATACGTGGAAGATCAGCATAGACTCATAAGACCTAGGGCCTTGTACGTTGGTCCTCTGAAGAGGGATGTCGTGCCTATAGAATTGAGAGGATAA